The following are from one region of the Salvia hispanica cultivar TCC Black 2014 chromosome 1, UniMelb_Shisp_WGS_1.0, whole genome shotgun sequence genome:
- the LOC125201237 gene encoding L-type lectin-domain containing receptor kinase VIII.2-like: MFEFNPMPSPSCSIHPLISLIFISTLLSAVQLSLSTPHKPHLGSNLILIGDAKLTNNSSFIRLTDPSISSPSAGLIVQKRPIRLSTPASKSKRPVSFSTDFTFSISPHNGDGLAFLIAPRAFQSTFSGESFGLSKENRFLGVEFDTSVDENVGDLNANHVGLDIGSLASVRTSNVSSIGLDLRSGVKLHSWIDYDSSSKRIEVRLSKFGVARPYSPLLVYKVDLGEMWRSEEVVVGLSSSTGNSMQTSSVYTWNFRTREVPQWMHSQPLNPRAFSREKLAQKRKICALGFISGLVFLTGCGALLALVVMFLWALFENGSETVLTIPGKCTVHSGDFRYEKINVVVGDSTPDAKK, encoded by the coding sequence ATGTTCGAATTCAACCCAATGCCGTCCCCTTCCTGCTCGATTCATCCACTAATCTCtctaattttcatttccaCGCTGCTATCAGCTGTCcagctctctctctccaccCCCCACAAGCCACATCTCGGCTCGAATCTCATCCTCATCGGCGACGCCAAGCTCACTAACAACAGCTCCTTCATCCGCCTCACCGACCCCTCAATTTCCTCTCCCAGCGCCGGCTTGATCGTCCAGAAAAGGCCCATCAGGCTCTCGACCCCGGCCTCGAAGTCGAAACGCCCCGTTTCGTTCTCCACTGATTTCACATTCTCAATCTCGCCTCACAATGGCGACGGATTGGCCTTCCTGATCGCGCCCCGAGCCTTCCAGTCCACGTTTTCCGGAGAAAGTTTCGGTCTTTCGAAGGAAAATCGGTTTCTTGGGGTCGAATTCGACACATCGGTCGATGAAAATGTGGGGGATTTGAACGCGAACCACGTCGGTCTTGACATCGGGAGCCTCGCTTCGGTGAGGACGAGCAATGTGTCGTCGATTGGCTTGGATTTGAGGAGTGGAGTGAAGCTGCATTCTTGGATTGATTACGATTCGAGCTCGAAGAGGATTGAGGTTAGGTTGAGCAAATTTGGGGTTGCTAGGCCTTACAGTCCTCTGTTGGTTTATAAGGTTGATTTGGGTGAAATGTGGAGAAGTGAAGAGGTTGTTGTTGGATTGAGTTCTTCGACTGGAAACTCAATGCAGACTAGCAGTGTCTACACATGGAATTTCCGGACTAGGGAGGTTCCGCAGTGGATGCATTCGCAGCCGTTGAATCCGAGGGCGTTTTCGAGGGAGAAGCTGGCGCAGAAGAGGAAGATTTGTGCTCTTGGTTTCATTTCTGGATTGGTTTTCTTGACAGGGTGTGGGGCTTTGCTGGCATTGGTTGTGATGTTCCTGTGGGCGTTGTTCGAGAATGGCTCGGAGACTGTGCTGACCATCCCGGGGAAATGCACTGTGCATTCGGGGGATTTCAGGTATGAAAAGATCAATGTTGTTGTTGGAGATAGCACACCTGATGCTAAGAAGTAG